tggagattgaaccgagggatgctttaccactgggctgcatccccagccctttttatttactttttatgtatataccttttttgtggtgctgggaatgaacCCAAAGCCTCATGCACACCAGGCATGTGTTCTACCCCTGAGTTCTGGTCCTGGACCCAGCACCACCACCTCCCAGCAGCTGGGATCAGacatgtgctactgtgcccagcaCTTTACTGCTGCAGACATGTGCATGCAGAGAAGCTCCAGGTCTGGAGAACAGGTCTTTGGATTGGGACCCTGAGGGACTGGCCACTTTCATAGCACATGCTCTTCTGTCTCCCACAGCACTGGCCTCTCCACACAGGGGTTTTATGGGTGGTGTTGGGATTTTCTGGGTGGTGGTGGGGTGTGAACCTGTGTAGCCCTGGGACACGGGGCCAGGGAGGTGCAGGGGCACTGGAGAAAGAGCAAGGAGATGACCAGCTTGAAGGGCCCCTGGTGGAGGCCCTGGGTGAGGCATGGCTTCTCCAGCAGTACCCTTGCTGTGTTCAGCACAGCCCTGCTGCTCAAAAGCTATCCTCTGAGGCAGCAGCAGACACTGGCACAGAGACTGTCCTGGTCCATGTCAGACCTGCAGAAAACCCACCCCACTCCACAGGAAGCGTGACACCAAATGGCACCTGGTGTTGTTATGAAAATGCTTGACTCAAGAACCCCTGACCACATTTGGAAAGGACTTAGCAGGTGTCTGTGAGAAGCCCAAGATAGGATGGCCCTGTCCACCATGGGAGTGGGGGCATTTTCATAAACTCATTCCCTCCACAGCCTGCCATTCCCAGAGCCAGACACAGAATTAATgaaaaaggtttttattttatgtcaAAGTACCCAGCAGATACTTGCAAAACACAGAAAGTGAAACTCAAGCAATGCCCTTCCCCAGGTGCCTCTGGGCATGCACTGAgctcactccctctgcaaaaaccAAATCCAGTCCCATTTCCTCAGAAAACTAAACTGAAGGCAGCCACTGAATACACCCTGGCCAGCCTTGAGGAGCAGTGGGAGGCTCAAACACCCCCCCACCCCTGAGCAACCAGCAGGCCCTgcaggggggggggcgggggggggagaGCCCTCCACCCACAGTGAGGTGGGTTCCTGTGGGAGGGGCTGGTGGCAGATGGCTGAGGGCAGTCTGGGGCACCATGAGAAAGGGAAGGGAATTAATTCCAAGTTGGTCTGGGGCTTATGTATATGGCTCTGAAGGTAACTGAACCTTGCAGTGCCTCCGTGGATGGAGAGGCAGGGGCTGAAGCAGTCCCACCTGAATCTTACAGAGGGAAAATGCTCTACAGCCGGAAAGGCAGGCAGAGAGCATGGCAGATGCCGGCCAAGGGAAGCCCCATAGGTCCCCACCAGTGACACCATGTCTCACATTGCCTGAGCTGCTGGGCCATGCCCACACCTGCATCCTCCTGAGGCCTACAAGGTCATGCTGCCCCATGTCACAGAACTTGAAACTCAAATAAAAATGAGTTTAAAAAAAGGAGTATGTACACAAATAGATAAACATCACGCCAAAACCAGCTGATTCCTAACAGCAAACAAGGATGtaacagaaagaaaataagaaacagaacAGTAGCTTGACGTGGGGCCCTGGTCAAAACAAAGGTATAAAGGTTGGGTCTGGGCACTTAGTGGGATGGATGGACAGAGAGAGGGACAGCTAGTTCCTTTCAAAACAGCAAAGAGGGACTGCAGCCTTCTCCTGCTGTGGGGTTCTTGGCCAACAACCACCAGAAGGGTCTATGGATAACTGGCCCCAGGGATTATCCCACTTCCTGAAATGTCTAGCTCCAGAGGCTCTGGCCTAGAGGACAGCCCCCTGCCTGGTCTTCCTCGAGATCCCAAACCCTGATCTGCAAACTGTCAACAGACAGCCCTTCCTGGAACATCTTGGGCCCCACGTCCCCCAACTGGCCTGCTCTATGCTCTGGGGGTCCCAACAGCTGACTGCACACAGGGGCCATCTCAGCACCCCCAAGTCTGAAGGAACACCCCTATACAAACCCAGCAGAGCCTCATCTTGGGGAGGGGCCAGGTGCATACACAAGTGCTCCAGGCCCATACCAGAGCTGCCTTGGGAAGCCTAGGCACTCAGCATTGTTTTGGTTGAAAATGCTACAAATTTGATTCTTCCTGGAAGCCTACTAAGCAATTCACTTAAAAACACCTGTAGCACGTGATCAATGGCTCCTGACCCTGCCTGGTATGCCTGGGTGCCCCATCTAAGCACCTGGGGTGGGGGCAGGTGCTGCCCGGGGCCTGCATCTTGGCCCCCAGGGTGCACATTCCCACACAGGCAGAGGAGTGGGGCGTGGCCACACTAACCCTACAGAAAACTGTGGGAAGAAACCAAATCCATAGGATCCATGGGTTTCCACACTTGGGTACAGTTCCCAAGACATGTGTTAGTAATGTCCCCGAGACGGCGCATGGGCACCAGGACCTCAGTGACTTGGAGGGCTCTGGCACTACCAGCACCTTCACGGTCTCAGGCACCTGCCGCCCTggctctgctgcctgcacctGGCTGCACCCAGATGCACTCCTCCTGGCCACTGTTCCCCTGGCTCCTTCTCAAGGCCCAATGTGTAAACAGTATCAACAAGCAACAGGTGGAAAGTCTATTTCCCAAGAGAAAAGGAGAGGAAGTTTGGACTTGAAGACCCATCTTCCAGGTTGCTGGCATCTGTCTTCTCATTTGCCTAGTGATGCCTCTCTTTGGTTCAGCCCACTAGACCTGCCTGTGCTGAGCCAGCCCCATGGCCTCTGCCTGCAGCGGCCTGAGGAGAGGCAGCCAGCTCCACCCGCCCTGAGGGGCCTCATCCTCCCAGGACATACCCTGCAAGAGGCCTAGGCTCCTGGCTACTTCTGCTCATGGTCCTCTGCCACAGCAGCCACCTCAATGGTGGTTGTATGTTCCTCAGGCCCTGGGGCCGTGGCAGTGGGCACTGTCACTATTGTGCTGCCTGCAGGTGACGCCTGAGCCACATTCTGCAGGGTGGGGCCCAGGCTGGGAAGCGTGAGCAGTTGTAGCGGACTGACCACCTTCAGCACAGTGCTGCCGTCCTGCATGGCTGCTGTACTTAGGACTGTGAGGCTGGATGCATCCGGGTGGATCTCCACTGTGCTGGGGAAGCTGGAGCCCGAGGAGGCCAGGACTGTGTAGCCACCGAGCAGCGGTGAGGCTGGCGAGCTGGCTGGTGGAGCCTGAGGAGAACCCTTGCCCAGGACAGCTGAGGGCAGCGTGGATACCACTTTACCAAGTGGCACACTGGCCAGCTGGGGCACAGGCACGCCTGGGCCAAGGGCAATCTGCGCGGACTGGGTGAGCACCTGCGAGGCCACAGCAGCTGGTCCAGACGTGGCACGTGCAAGCCGAGGCCGCTTGGCAGGGGGTGGCAGGGGCACAGGTGTGAGTGTCATGAGCACATTGCTGAGGTGCTGGGATTTGTGCTTCAGTTCCCGGGCACGGCGCCGATGCTCGTCACACTGCTGCTCCAGAGCTGCAGGGACACAGATGTCACCACAAGGTAGCCCAGGAGCCACCAGCACCAGATACCCAGGGCCCCCTGCCTAAGATGAGGCCAGCAGAGGGGACAACCAGGGCCACTGCTCCCAGGTGAAAGTTGTATGTCAGGCAGTCTCTGCAGGCAAAGCTGCCCTTGGGGCCAAGTAAGCCTATTCACACTCATGTGCAGTGCACACACAAAGGACCACAAGAGCAGGAGCTGGGAGCAGATGCAGAGGACACAAGGCACATCTGCTGGTGGCAGGGTGGCCCTTCCTTTTCTCTCCACTTCTCTTAAATAGCCACTTGGCCTTGCAGGGAGGTCGGTAGGTGCTGTGACCTCTGCCTCCAACCTGGAGATCTAAGGACCATGGCTGTTGAGTTTTACTGACTCCTGTATGATGCCTATGTCCTCACTTGCCAGGCCCCAGAGGAAAAGCTCACATGCACAGCTATGACAGAGAGAAGCCCAGAGGTAGCCATGGAGACCCCGATCCCCCCATCTGTTGCTGGTGTACCTGCCAGGTCCCGGGCGTACTGCTCCCGAGAGCGGTCCATTTGACACTTGTGGCTGGCCAGCACCTTCTTTACTAGGTCCAGCATGCCAAAGTTCTGTACAATGTTGTTGAGGAGGACAGCATCTGAGAGGAGCAATGCAAGCCCTTGGTGAACACCCAGGCCCCATCCAGCCCATTCAGAGGCCAGCTCCTCAGGGCTGCATTGGCAGGAGCCAGCTCCACAGATGTCTAGAACACAGGCTGCGCACCCTCCGCCCCAGTCCCCTCAGCACAGCAGGTCCTGCGTCTAGGCTGGGGGCAGCTCAATCTCCCTTACCTCGAAGCTGCAGGGGAGGGTCCTGCACCCTCTGCTGCAGGCCTTTCATAGTTTCCTCCAGTTCCTGCTGGAATTCTTGAATGACCTCGTCCAGCAGGCCAGCATCCTTTAGCCCCCGCCAGAAGGCAAATGTGTCATCTGTTGGGGAAGAAGAGGTCGAGTGAGCAGGAAGAGGTTGGGTGAGTAGTTAAGAGCACTGCTGCCCTGGACAGCCATAAGGACACTGCCCAGGGAGGTCAGGGCATGTTACAGCCCATGTCTAACGGGCCAGTGGCTGAGCTCTGTCTTAACCACCACCCCACCAACCCCCCCGCTGGGACAATGATGGCCAGGGTACGGATGACAGCTTCCCCACTATGTGCACTTGTGAAAGCCTACAGGGACATACCTCCAATGGCTGTGGTCCAGTCGCTGGGGTCCTCACACGTCTCTATGGTGATTGTGGCAGGAGAGCCATTCACTACGAGTAGAGTGGAGCCGTGGTGAGTGTGACGTGGAGcagctcccacacctggaggtccTGCCTCCCTCCCGAGGCTGTGCCTGACTACAGCAACCAAAGGACCCCCTGCCTTATGTCCCGGTTACTTGAATGACTTCTTTGAACACACACCCAGGACAAAGAACAGGAAACAGCCCTCCACCCATCACTGTGTGATTCGATGCAGGGGCTGGTGGAGATTCCTGCCCATCTGGCCCCACAGATGGGTGTGGAACCAGTTACCCTAGTTTTCTCTTTACCACTGTCTATCTTTCATTATGCCACCATGATCTTAACATGAATCAATCATATTTCTACTTTTCTAAATCAAGAAAGACAAGTCATCTATTCTGGCTTGTCCCAAGTACATTTCCAGTAGCTACAAACCCTAACTGACTATAGTTTGTATTTGCGTCCTGGAGTTTCCAACAGGCTTCATGCCCAGGCCTGGCTAAGAAGCAGACCCAGAAACAGACGGATGTTTTGGTAACTTTCCAGCCTATGCCAGCTCTGCCCTCATCAAAGATGTGTTGGAATCAAGTGAGGCATGAGCCAACACTTGTCATGGCTTGAGCAGGTGtaccacctttctctgactacccaGAGACAAGCCAAAGGTTCTCAGAGGTTCAGGCTAAAGCAACCCAGATATACCTTGTCCCTGACTGTGCCTTTCTTGGGTGGAACAGACATAAGTAAAGGGGTGCCCACCTATCTTGGCTGATCACCCACAGCCCACTTTAATAAGGCAGGGCAGAGAGTCTGAGCCAAGCCCTGGGTATGCTGCCTAGGATGCTGACTGCATGCCTCCCATGCTTGCCAGACTTCAAACATCTGGCCTGGAGCTGTGGTCCAGGAAAGGGCTAAACAGAAGGTACCCTCAGAATGTTGCAAACTGTAGCCACTAACCAAGGAAAGACTGGCAATAGCCAGCTCCCGACCACCACAGGCAGCCTCCCTGTGCTACTCAGGACTCAGCCCATCTACCAGGCAGAACACAGAGAAGGATGTGGGGAACAACAAGGCCTCAGGCCACCATGGGCCCTTCTCCTTCAACCAGGGACCACTGAAGCCCCTACCATCAACCCATCTGGAATGAATGACAGGACCACCCCATCACACAGAAGCTTACTCCACCCAATGCCATGGAGTGACAACTTAGGCATAGCAAGAGACAGTGCTAGAAAGAAAGCACTGCCAGACATTGCTAGGTAACATGATGGGGACTCAGGACCCAACCTTGATACGCCTTGGTTTAAGAAGACTTTCTCAAATCAGGCACGGCGgctatgcctgtcatcccagcaacttgggaggctgagataggagaatcacaagttttaggccagcctcagcaacttaacaagacactgtctaaaaataaaaaggacagctCAGTGATATGCCCTGTATTCAATCTCCAGAACCGAAAAAAAAAtatctcagaataaaataaaaagggcttggggtggggatgtagctgagaggcctggttcaatccccaagcaCCCCGCACcaccatcaaagaaagaaaaaagaacacttcTCCTTCAAGAAGCTGGAAGAAGGGGCCAGGGTTACAGCTcattggcagagcgcttgcctcacatttgtgaagtactgggtttcatcctgagcaccacataaaatataaataaataaataaataaaataaagatattgtgtccatcttaaaaaaaaaaaaaaaaagaagaagaagaagaagttggaagaaagggctggggttgtggctcagcagtagagcactcccctagcatgtgcaaggcgctgggttcagtccttagcaacacataaaaataaataaataaataaaataaaggtactgtgcccaactacaactaaaaatatttttgaaaaaaagaagCTGAAAGGAATCCTAGGAACACCTTATCTCTATGGTCCTGAGCTTCCACATGGAAGAACAATCCAGATCATCACCAGCATCCAAGCTGCCAGAAGAGAGAGCTACAAGCTGCTCTAAAAGCCACAAGCACTGAGGGGCACTGTTCCAAATGTGAGAAGGGCTGGgagagggaggaggcagggacaCAGATAGTCCCTTCAGGATTCCACATACTCCTGTCAAGACAAAGGTAGACCATCTCTGGTTCCATAAACCTAGCAATCACCAGACTTCCtttgtgagagagggaggggcaggaggcACCAAGGCAGCCAGAGGGGGTCAGTCTGTGAGACCTTCCTCCTATTCCTCTACCTACCATCCGCTGCAGCAGGTGTGAGTGGGAGGTACTCTGTGGCCGTGGGGCTGCTCAGGGACACACGGGCCCCGGAGAGGTCTATCTTTGTGCTGCGGCAGGTGTTGGAGCAGACCTTGTCATGCTGGTAGAAATCCAGCTCCCCTGAGTCCATGATCTTCCTGTGAAGAGGACCAAGAACCCAGGTGAGACCCAGCCCAATACAATTCATTCCCCACCCTGACTTGGGCCGGCCAGCTAAACTGCCAGGGTCTCTTGAGGTGGGAGGGGAACCGCATTCTCTTGGGCACATAAAGTTATGAAGTTCCAATGAGTACGTGCTGCAGATGCAGGGCTCTGCCCACCCATTCAGGGCCCTGTCCACAGGAAGGAGACATATGCACTGGCCGGCAGACATCTGGAGGTGCCCAGTCCACGCTGTGACTGAAGACCAGGGGAGATGGCTCAGTCcactgcatcacctgtggccagtTCTGAGTCAGAGACATGGGAGCCACTCTCTCAGGAGAGGCCTGGGCCTTCAAAAGGCAGACAGGAAAGGAGGCCagcaactgcaggagaatgctcaTGACCACTGCACATCCTGAGGACCTGCCTTCCCAGGTCCTGGAACCTGGTCTGGCATTTCTCAGCAAGCCTGCCACGACTGTAAACAAGGTCAGGGGCTCCCACCAGGCTGAGCCTTTGGGCAGACCTGGCCTTAGACACATGTATAGCTCACAACACGCCTCCTTAGCCCACCCACCATGTTCGAGAAAACCAGAGGCTATTGGGTGGGACTGGCTGAGAGGTGTGGGGAATGTCCTGGGGCTGGTGGCAGGCCCTGAAGCCAAACTCTCACTCTGCACAGAGAAGGGCACCTTCCCAGGAGGCAAGGTGGATACTAGCTGGGGGCCCCCTCTTTGCAACATTCACACCTCCAGGTACACAGACCAGTTATGGCTCACAGGTCACAAAGAacgtaagccagcaaggtttaccAGCTATCTGTGTAGTCCGCATGAGACTGCGGCAAATGTAAGACcaaaagggaggggagaggggctgggattgtggcttagtggtagagtacttgctagcatgcatgaggcattgggtttgatccctggcaccatattaaagaaaataaacaaaataaagctattgtgtccacctacaagtaagtatacatatatacatatatatgtatatatatacacacacacacacacacacacacacacacatataaagggaggggagaaggaagggaggagggcaGGGAAAGGAAGTTGCTGGGGAACAAGCCTGACCAATTGTGTTATGTGCACACATGAACATGGCATCAGGAATCCCACCACTGTGTATGATTTTAATGCccctagaaattttttttttaaatgagaacaaAAAGAAATAAGGCTGATATAGAAGACCATGCTGAGCTTGATCTGGGTGCCTTAACTTTTTAACAGTGACAGTCACCGGAGCCCCCAActgaagaatgggtgaaaaataaaatgagatctggcaaaaaacaaacaaaaataatgctAAAAGTCTGACAGTGTCCCTGCTGAGTGGACCCATACTCTGTAAGGTGTGAGCAGAGCAGAAAGAGCTATATGCACCCACCACATCTAATCCAAAACCAAAGGGGAAAAGCAAGGGCTGTGAGCCACCCCCCTGTGCACCTACAGGCACCTACCTGAGCATGATACCATTCATCCGGATGGCTCTTTTCCAGTCCTTCAGAGTGGACTTCCCCGCCAGGTGCACAAACTCCTTGGGGCTGATCACATGCTCGTCATACTGCAGAAAGCAAAGAGGTCAGGGTCAACTCAGCCTGGATTCTGGTCTGAGAGAGCTACAGCctgtcctcccctgctctgctctGCTGCTGGAGCCTGAAAAAGGGTTCATGATAGGGAGGAGAGCCTCTTTGAGGTTCTGAAGCCCCAGCCTTGCCACAGAGTGCTCCAGTGGAGTAGGCCCAGCCCTGTACTCACACTTGGCACACTGCTGCCCACAAGTGCAATGTGTCTGGGAATGGGGAGGGCTGAGCTGACCAAATGCAAAAAAGCCTGTGGCGCACTCTTCCTCCAGACAGTCTGAGCACACCTTAAAAATAATATACACACCTTACATCATAAAAAATGTAACGTTAATAAAAAATCACAAGCACTGAATGACCCCTGCTGCCAGGCCAGGCCACAGAGCAAGAAACAGCACCCCATCCTGCATGAGGCTCACACATGACCATTTCAAAGTCAGGGGACTGTCCTCCCTGCTGAGAAGGTAAAATATCCTATTCAATCCTAGTAAGTAAGCAATTATTAGAACCAAAGGATGAAAATAGAATGTtatttcctggggctggggttgtggctcaacagtagagtgctcacctagcacatgtaaggccctgggttcgatcctcagcaccacataaaaataaataaaataaagatattgtgtccaactacaactaagaaaataaatattttttaataaatgttgtttcctgggctgggaatgtggcttaagcggtagcgcactcgcctggaatgcgtgcggcctgggttcgatcctcagcacaacatacaaagaaagatgttgtgtccgccgaaaactaaaaagtaatattaaaaaaaaaattctctctctttaaaaaaaaaaaaaaaaaaaagttgtttcctCTTTCTAGCTCTATGGCAGGAAGATGGTGGCCGCAAAAGAGATGAAAAAGTCTCTGGAGTCAATGAACTCTCGGCTCCAGCTTGTTATGAAAAGTGGAAAGTATGTACCGAGGTACAAGCAAACTCTGAAGATGATCAGACAGGGCAAAGCGAAATTGGTCATCCTCGCCAACAACTGTCCAGCTTTGAGGAAATCTGAAATAGAATACTTTGCCATGTTGGCCGAAACTGGTGTCCATCACTACAGTGGCAATAATATTGAATTGGGCACAGCATGTGGAAAATACTACAGTGTGTGCACACTATCATTGATCCAATGATTCTGATATCATTAGAAGCATGCCAGAACATACTGGTGAAAAGTGAAACatgtaaaatttttctttaataaaacttGGCAgagagtgtttaaaaaaaaaaaagttgtttcctTAGAAAACAAGCAAACTGGGGATGGAGGAGTTGCTGGGTCCTGGGGCTGCCTTATCCTGGCACCTGCCACCCAAGCAGAGTGCCTGGGCAGGCAGTGCTGGTGGGGATGGTGCTCCACACTCCATGAGTTCTGCACTCCTCTCTGATACCCGAGGCTGCAGTTGAGAAGGCCACCTCCATGCAGCCCATCAGGATGGAAAGACCCCTCAGCCACATTATGCTGCCTTAAATCCTCAGAGGCAGGCATGGCCTCTGCGAGCCTGGTTCTGCCAAAAGCCTTCTCCTGCCTGAGGTTGTGCTGGACAGTGCCCACCTGGCCTGATTTTGCTCCAGGCTTTGGTCCACCAGCCTCATGGGCTCTAGAGGTCCCTTTCCCTTCTTGCCCTCCTTTGGGATGACTGCTCTCTCTGGTTCCAGGTTCTTCTCTGCAGCTCTGTCCTCTCCTGTGGCCCTGTATGCTATGCCTAAGCCATCAGAGCTCAGGGCTTCCTGGGCACTGCTGTGTGGCCAGTGCTTATCTTTAGACCCTCCCAGGATATCAGGACATGTCCCTCACATGAAGGTCCCTTGAACAGTGGACACTTCCATCTGGGATCTCTTTCCTCTACCTAAAACACATTCAGAACATTCTTCAGTGAGGATCTGTTGGTAGCAACTCAGTTATGCCTGAAAATGAATTTCCAGAGATGACTTCGCCATAGGCATCTGTTCTCCCTGGACACAGGGAGCACCCAGCCTACCACCTCTGGCTTCTGCCCCACTGCTTTTGGACTCTTCCTTCAGGGCAAAGGTCTGCTGCCAGCCATCTTGAGGGTCTTCTCCATCCCTGTGCTTCTCTCATTTCACAATAACTGTGATGTTATGTTACagcctatttattttttctgtttattaactGTAAGGACAATCCAAGAAGCTCTGCTGTCCTTGCAGCAGGCTTTCTGCAACTGACTGGCCCTCCATGCTCCCCTCATCCAGGCGTGTGCATGGATGTGCACCCTCTTCTAGGCCTTTGATGCTGGACCCCAGACCATTTGCATGTGTTTCCTATAAACAAGGTACTTCAGCATAGCCAGAGGGCAGCTCTCAGGAGTACCACCACCTAGTCTGCAATCCATGTTCAGACCAGTGACTGCGCTTCCCTGATGGTCACTTGACCCCGGACTGATGCATATGGCCACAGCATCTCTGCAGGCTCCTCATGATGGAGCAGCTCCCCAGCCTTTCTTGGTCTTTCTGAGCCTTCTCATTGCCAAGCATATAGGTCAGGTGCCTCGATTTGTGTCTGGATCTTCTCGGGGGCAGTCAAAAACTCCTGCCCATACATCCCGATGTGGGTGAGGCAGACATCCCTCACCTGGACATGGCGGTGTCTGGCAGGCTTTCCCACTGCAGCTACTGCCCTCCATTTTTGAATGTGGTCCATGAGGATGGACTGAGCGTTGGCATTCCCAGTTGTCACTCCTTCATGTCTGGTATTCTAACATGAGCACTCCACTCCACCCTGTGCACTTACTGTGTGCGAGAAAATGACATGGAGTACATTGCGGTAAATAGAAACTCACAGATTTCTGTCCTACTTGAgctgtttgcttttgattttcttttgtagcactggggattgaactcaggagtgctctaccactgagctgcaactcaagcactttttccttttgagacagggtcttgctaagttgtccaggttg
This region of Callospermophilus lateralis isolate mCalLat2 chromosome 3, mCalLat2.hap1, whole genome shotgun sequence genomic DNA includes:
- the Gmeb2 gene encoding glucocorticoid modulatory element-binding protein 2 isoform X1 is translated as MATPDVSVHMEEVVVVTTPDTAADGSGVEEVKTVLVTTNLAPHGGDLAEDNVDTENAAAAAAAAFTASSQLKEAVLVKMAEEGESLEAEIVYPITCGDSRANLIWRKFVCPGINVKCVQYDEHVISPKEFVHLAGKSTLKDWKRAIRMNGIMLRKIMDSGELDFYQHDKVCSNTCRSTKIDLSGARVSLSSPTATEYLPLTPAAADVNGSPATITIETCEDPSDWTTAIGDDTFAFWRGLKDAGLLDEVIQEFQQELEETMKGLQQRVQDPPLQLRDAVLLNNIVQNFGMLDLVKKVLASHKCQMDRSREQYARDLAALEQQCDEHRRRARELKHKSQHLSNVLMTLTPVPLPPPAKRPRLARATSGPAAVASQVLTQSAQIALGPGVPVPQLASVPLGKVVSTLPSAVLGKGSPQAPPASSPASPLLGGYTVLASSGSSFPSTVEIHPDASSLTVLSTAAMQDGSTVLKVVSPLQLLTLPSLGPTLQNVAQASPAGSTIVTVPTATAPGPEEHTTTIEVAAVAEDHEQK
- the Gmeb2 gene encoding glucocorticoid modulatory element-binding protein 2 isoform X2, yielding MAEEGESLEAEIVYPITCGDSRANLIWRKFVCPGINVKCVQYDEHVISPKEFVHLAGKSTLKDWKRAIRMNGIMLRKIMDSGELDFYQHDKVCSNTCRSTKIDLSGARVSLSSPTATEYLPLTPAAADVNGSPATITIETCEDPSDWTTAIGDDTFAFWRGLKDAGLLDEVIQEFQQELEETMKGLQQRVQDPPLQLRDAVLLNNIVQNFGMLDLVKKVLASHKCQMDRSREQYARDLAALEQQCDEHRRRARELKHKSQHLSNVLMTLTPVPLPPPAKRPRLARATSGPAAVASQVLTQSAQIALGPGVPVPQLASVPLGKVVSTLPSAVLGKGSPQAPPASSPASPLLGGYTVLASSGSSFPSTVEIHPDASSLTVLSTAAMQDGSTVLKVVSPLQLLTLPSLGPTLQNVAQASPAGSTIVTVPTATAPGPEEHTTTIEVAAVAEDHEQK